A stretch of Desulfobacter hydrogenophilus DNA encodes these proteins:
- a CDS encoding MFS transporter, producing the protein MSQLKKNRSRIRLFSGAVIMLVLTLGFNMILTSATLEKLYIETVLSKNNVVAQDLQRNLETALRFGKSVDKFIGMDKLILEAWQHLAPKQKKTSADGTGEDDIVVSITDPDGHIVYSSSAPVVGTNLPEAARLPMVKGTQTPVESHAVKHEGIYYLSLPVEQGFSKKWVATITVAFNQKQIKTLLRTIVMKNRNLIALVLFSAMGLIVIFLRSLNLDPSISKKSLGRIKFKISAAFFIIICLAQISLNLFNLFEFKAHFLDVSTQKSVVISEFLKQDIEYLLAKGLNIRRLNKMDQKLADVIAVSPELEAISISDTKGQPLYIATQHGMRNLTMSENNKSSGSGTLFLKSDPDGTVTQDLLNTRESKTDALAGKLTIHISKDFLFNKLKAIALDSITVLVISIFFFVELLILERQLIDRQIMGDTPAHRRQVHYTSIRPVAFIFFFGVDTCISFLPLHMAILYNPSHPLLGLSQNIIMGLPISMQMLFTSMSLLISGAWCDKRGWAEPFLIGLFLSGTGFICAWLTSSSLYFLIALGLVGMGYGLSLMAAQGFVIAHTTTKNSAQGMAQLWAGVYAGSICGGATGAMLADRMGYAPVFLVGGSILLLLIVYTFFMMKDAMKRPRPPAHVPRPSPTGQTLPSSRKPSVYSFLFNRKVFTLIVFYGLPWYIVLIGFMNYYSPIYLKGIGVSQSSIGRIFMIYGICLMYVAPYISKIAGQAHDKKRYLVMGSFIGSLSIANFYFFKDLSGVISVTVSIFLLGLSACMIPVRSAYVLDIYITKQLGGGKAIGISNAILRLGQVVGPILFGWLFITMGSDSGMAATAAAYLLFTLIFIFVG; encoded by the coding sequence ATGAGTCAATTGAAAAAAAACAGATCACGGATTCGCCTATTTTCAGGTGCCGTTATCATGCTGGTGCTGACGCTTGGCTTTAACATGATTTTAACATCGGCGACCCTTGAAAAACTATATATAGAAACCGTTCTCTCCAAAAATAACGTGGTGGCACAGGACCTTCAGCGTAACCTGGAGACAGCGCTTCGGTTCGGTAAAAGCGTTGATAAATTCATTGGCATGGACAAACTGATCCTGGAAGCCTGGCAGCACCTGGCCCCAAAACAGAAAAAAACAAGTGCAGACGGCACTGGTGAGGATGACATTGTTGTTTCCATCACCGATCCGGATGGACATATTGTTTACAGCAGCAGTGCACCGGTTGTGGGGACAAACTTACCTGAAGCGGCCCGGCTTCCGATGGTCAAGGGCACCCAAACCCCTGTGGAAAGCCACGCGGTGAAACATGAAGGCATTTATTATCTTTCCCTGCCGGTGGAACAGGGATTTTCAAAAAAATGGGTCGCCACAATAACGGTGGCCTTCAACCAGAAGCAGATAAAAACCCTGTTGCGTACCATCGTGATGAAAAATAGAAATCTGATTGCGTTGGTTCTTTTCAGTGCCATGGGGCTTATAGTCATCTTTCTACGATCTTTGAACCTTGATCCCAGCATATCTAAAAAATCCCTGGGGCGAATCAAATTTAAAATTTCTGCGGCGTTTTTTATTATCATCTGCTTGGCCCAGATTTCCTTGAACCTGTTCAATCTTTTTGAATTCAAAGCCCATTTTCTGGATGTTTCTACCCAGAAAAGTGTTGTCATATCAGAGTTCTTAAAACAGGATATTGAATATTTACTGGCAAAGGGTCTGAATATCCGGCGACTGAACAAAATGGACCAGAAGCTGGCCGATGTCATTGCCGTCTCCCCTGAACTTGAAGCCATTAGCATATCTGATACTAAGGGACAACCACTTTACATTGCCACCCAGCACGGTATGCGTAATTTGACAATGTCTGAAAATAATAAAAGTTCAGGCAGCGGAACGCTTTTTTTGAAAAGCGATCCGGACGGCACCGTCACCCAGGACCTGTTGAACACAAGGGAATCAAAAACCGATGCATTGGCCGGCAAACTAACCATCCATATTTCAAAAGATTTTCTGTTCAACAAACTTAAAGCAATTGCCCTGGATTCCATCACGGTGCTGGTGATCTCTATTTTCTTTTTTGTTGAGTTGCTGATCCTTGAGCGCCAGCTTATTGATCGTCAAATCATGGGAGACACCCCTGCGCATAGACGGCAGGTGCATTACACATCCATTCGACCGGTGGCGTTCATCTTTTTTTTCGGGGTAGACACTTGTATTTCGTTTCTTCCACTCCACATGGCCATATTGTATAACCCATCTCATCCATTACTGGGACTTTCCCAAAATATCATCATGGGCCTTCCCATTTCCATGCAAATGCTTTTCACTTCCATGTCGTTACTGATATCAGGTGCATGGTGCGACAAACGAGGTTGGGCAGAACCCTTTCTGATCGGGCTGTTTTTATCCGGCACAGGGTTTATCTGTGCCTGGCTGACCTCATCTTCCTTGTACTTTCTTATTGCGTTAGGCCTTGTGGGCATGGGTTACGGGCTGTCCCTGATGGCGGCCCAAGGATTTGTCATTGCACATACCACAACAAAAAACAGTGCCCAGGGCATGGCCCAGCTGTGGGCCGGGGTATATGCAGGCAGTATCTGCGGTGGTGCCACAGGAGCAATGCTGGCGGACCGTATGGGTTATGCCCCAGTGTTTCTGGTAGGCGGCAGTATTCTGCTGCTGCTCATTGTATATACCTTTTTCATGATGAAAGATGCCATGAAACGCCCAAGGCCACCTGCGCACGTGCCCCGACCCTCACCAACAGGACAAACACTGCCGTCATCCCGGAAACCGTCTGTATATAGTTTTCTGTTCAACCGTAAAGTTTTCACACTGATCGTATTTTACGGGCTTCCCTGGTATATTGTGCTTATCGGTTTCATGAACTATTACAGCCCCATCTACCTGAAAGGCATTGGCGTTTCCCAGTCCAGTATCGGCCGAATTTTCATGATTTACGGCATCTGCCTGATGTATGTGGCGCCCTATATTTCAAAAATTGCTGGTCAGGCCCACGACAAGAAACGATACCTTGTCATGGGCAGTTTCATCGGCAGCCTGAGCATTGCCAATTTTTATTTTTTTAAAGACCTTTCCGGAGTTATCTCCGTTACGGTTTCCATCTTTCTTTTAGGTCTTTCCGCCTGCATGATTCCGGTCAGAAGCGCCTATGTATTAGATATTTACATCACCAAGCAATTGGGTGGCGGCAAGGCTATCGGCATTTCAAATGCTATTTTGCGCCTGGGGCAGGTCGTCGGCCCCATCCTGTTCGGGTGGCTTTTTATCACCATGGGATCAGATTCAGGCATGGCCGCCACAGCAGCAGCCTACCTGCTTTTCACCCTGATCTTTATTTTTGTGGGTTAG